The following coding sequences are from one Brooklawnia cerclae window:
- the map gene encoding type I methionyl aminopeptidase codes for MRHVPAGVVRPPYVGDMGSENYDGPDVQSPEIVEAMRLAGRIAADALLVAAAEIAPGVTTDRLDAIAHEYMCDHGAYPASLDYRGFPKSICTSVNEVICHGIPDGRPLEDGDIVKLDVTAYADGVHGDNCATFYVGEVDEASRLLSERTREAMYRGIRAVRPGRPISVIGRVIGAYAKRFGYGVVREYTGHGVHTAFHSGLVILHYDEPRLDTPMRPGMTFTIEPMLTLGGAATRQWDDGWTVVTQDRSRCAQFEQTLVVTDDGAEILTVPSSGELIVGGDPRAVDLSGVH; via the coding sequence ATGCGCCACGTGCCCGCCGGGGTCGTGCGTCCCCCGTACGTGGGAGACATGGGTTCCGAGAACTACGACGGTCCCGACGTGCAGTCCCCCGAGATCGTGGAGGCGATGCGCCTGGCAGGCCGCATCGCGGCGGACGCGCTGCTGGTCGCCGCCGCGGAGATCGCCCCCGGGGTCACCACCGATCGGCTCGATGCGATCGCCCACGAGTACATGTGCGACCACGGCGCCTACCCTGCGTCCCTCGACTACCGCGGATTCCCCAAGAGCATCTGCACCTCGGTCAACGAGGTCATCTGTCACGGCATCCCCGACGGACGCCCCCTCGAGGACGGCGACATCGTCAAGCTGGACGTCACCGCCTACGCCGACGGCGTCCACGGCGACAACTGCGCCACGTTCTACGTGGGCGAGGTGGACGAGGCGTCCCGCCTGTTGTCGGAGCGCACCCGCGAGGCGATGTACCGGGGTATCCGTGCGGTCAGGCCCGGGCGGCCCATCTCGGTCATCGGCCGGGTGATCGGCGCCTACGCCAAGAGGTTCGGCTATGGCGTCGTCCGCGAGTACACCGGCCACGGTGTGCACACGGCCTTCCACTCGGGGCTCGTGATCCTGCACTACGACGAGCCGCGGCTCGACACGCCCATGCGGCCGGGGATGACGTTCACCATCGAGCCGATGCTGACCCTCGGCGGGGCGGCCACGCGGCAGTGGGACGACGGCTGGACCGTCGTGACGCAGGACCGCTCACGGTGCGCGCAGTTCGAGCAGACTCTCGTGGTGACCGACGACGGCGCCGAGATCCTGACCGTGCCGAGTTCGGGTGAGCTCATCGTCGGCGGTGACCCCCGGGCCGTCGACCTGTCCGGGGTGCACTGA
- the glnA gene encoding type I glutamate--ammonia ligase: protein MDRQTEFVLRAVEDRNVKFIRLWFTDVLGFLKSVAIAPAELEGAFSEGIGFDGSAIEGYARVYEADMIAHPDPTTFQLLPWRTKAGTARMFCDITMPDGSPAMADPRHVLKRALKKAADKGFTFYTHPEIEFFLLRADAPWNAPEPLDSGGYFDHTTLDEGTDFRRDAITMLEQMGISVEFSHHEGAPGQHEIDLRYADALSMADNIMTFKVVLKEVAVGQGIRASFLPKPFTEHPGSGMHTHVSLFEGDQNAFYDATDEVRLSKIGKHFIAGLLAHSHEITAVTNQWVNSYKRLAWGGEAPSYVCWGRNNRSALVRVPLFKPDKASSARVEYRAIDSACNPYLAYALLLNAGLDGIDKEMPLPPEAEDDVWSLTDRERSSMGIDTLPRNLENAIAVMEESELVAETLGEHVFDYFLRNKRAEFDEYRRQVTPQELETLLPRL from the coding sequence ATGGATCGTCAGACCGAGTTCGTCCTGCGGGCCGTCGAGGACCGCAACGTCAAGTTCATCCGCCTGTGGTTCACCGATGTGCTCGGTTTCCTGAAATCGGTCGCGATCGCCCCCGCGGAGCTCGAGGGCGCGTTCAGCGAGGGCATCGGCTTCGACGGTTCGGCCATCGAGGGCTACGCGCGGGTGTACGAGGCCGACATGATCGCCCATCCCGATCCCACGACCTTCCAGTTGCTGCCCTGGCGGACGAAGGCCGGCACCGCACGCATGTTCTGCGACATCACGATGCCCGATGGCTCCCCGGCCATGGCCGATCCCCGGCACGTGCTGAAGCGGGCACTCAAGAAGGCGGCCGACAAGGGCTTCACCTTCTACACCCATCCCGAGATCGAGTTCTTCCTGCTGCGCGCCGATGCGCCGTGGAACGCGCCCGAGCCGCTCGACTCCGGCGGCTACTTCGACCACACGACCCTGGACGAGGGCACCGACTTCCGCCGCGACGCCATCACGATGCTGGAGCAGATGGGCATCTCCGTGGAGTTCAGCCACCACGAGGGTGCTCCCGGCCAGCACGAGATCGACCTGAGGTACGCGGACGCGCTGAGCATGGCCGACAACATCATGACCTTCAAGGTCGTGCTGAAGGAGGTCGCGGTCGGGCAGGGCATCCGGGCTTCCTTCCTGCCCAAGCCGTTCACGGAGCATCCGGGGTCGGGCATGCACACCCACGTCAGCCTCTTCGAGGGCGACCAGAACGCGTTCTACGACGCCACGGACGAGGTGCGCCTGTCGAAGATCGGCAAGCACTTCATCGCCGGCCTGCTCGCGCACTCCCACGAGATCACCGCCGTGACCAACCAGTGGGTCAACTCGTACAAGCGCCTCGCCTGGGGCGGCGAGGCGCCCAGTTACGTCTGCTGGGGACGCAACAACCGGTCCGCGCTCGTCCGCGTCCCGCTGTTCAAGCCCGACAAGGCCAGTTCGGCGCGTGTGGAGTACCGGGCCATCGACTCGGCCTGCAACCCCTACCTCGCCTACGCGCTGCTGCTGAACGCCGGACTCGACGGCATCGACAAGGAGATGCCGCTTCCCCCCGAGGCCGAGGACGACGTGTGGTCGCTCACCGATCGGGAGCGGTCGTCCATGGGCATCGATACCCTTCCGCGCAACCTGGAGAACGCGATCGCGGTGATGGAGGAGAGCGAACTGGTCGCCGAGACCCTCGGCGAACACGTCTTCGACTACTTCCTGCGCAACAAGCGGGCGGAGTTCGACGAGTACCGCCGTCAGGTGACGCCCCAGGAACTCGAGACCCTGCTTCCCCGGCTCTGA
- a CDS encoding bifunctional [glutamine synthetase] adenylyltransferase/[glutamine synthetase]-adenylyl-L-tyrosine phosphorylase, translating to MSDRTSTPVGDLARRGFTDVVRAAGLVDFVQEYHPSGPGRDWLALVADAADPDLALQGLATIHESAPALMAEVFASRGWLGRVVAVLGGSRALNEYARVHPDDLRVLSDEQIDGQGRDVAHRVGAVLGVPDGPDGLVLDDPEAADLLRRANRRELLRIAARDLSHPQPASVVDRVAGELTELADAVMGYALAIARGQVPGAATARLAIVALGKCGARELNYLSDVDVLYVAEPASPDVTVEAALHVAEKVAAASARVCSAHTTAGTIWQVDAALRPDGKHGPLVRTLASHRSYYEKWAKNWEFQAMLKARPMAGDQELGQAFCDMVSPLVWQVGGQPNFMSDTQAMRQRVVSLIPAKERDREIKLGAGGLRDVEFSVQLLQLVHGRVDERLRIPTTLPALDALVAHGYIGRADGARLGEAYRFERVLEHREQLFRLRRTHLMPDDPGDLDRLARQVGQDSGSELWDAWRRVTREVQRLQQRVFYSPLLEAVSRLTSDELRMSPDAAADRLRALGFSDPGAALRHIGALGSGLSRTAEIQRQLMPAMLQWLSEGPNPDLGLLSFRRLSDEMGSTTWYIRALRDEGWMAERLARILSASRYIGDLLRRDPSVVQMLGRDDELVPRTRADLAESMANVVERHEDDPGRAVTAIRELRRRELFRLAAGDVLGTIDLDSLGRGLSDLAGATIDAALAVARGTEEAAGVHVPGIGVVAMGRWGGAEMSYASDADAMFVVPDDAGPEGIQVAERVLARVRDTLGAAGPEPPLWIDADLRPEGRSGPLVRTLGSHVAYYRSWSDTWESQALLRASFGAGDEELVTGLLDRLAFRRYPPGGVSAAQVAEIRRLKGRMEHERMGPERTRRNLKLGRGGLSDVEWTVQLLQLRMAGTVPALRCTGTMVALAAAQDEGLIGADDADALRCAWRLASQLRNKTMLVRGRASDQLPSDTRETASVAMLLGYEPAHASSLQDDWAKAARHAGQVVDRLFWGSR from the coding sequence ATGAGTGACCGCACCAGTACCCCGGTCGGCGACCTTGCCAGAAGGGGTTTCACCGATGTCGTCCGGGCCGCCGGACTCGTCGATTTCGTTCAGGAGTACCACCCGTCGGGCCCCGGTCGCGACTGGCTCGCGCTGGTGGCCGATGCTGCCGATCCGGATCTCGCACTGCAGGGCCTCGCCACCATCCACGAATCGGCTCCCGCGTTGATGGCCGAGGTGTTCGCCTCGCGTGGCTGGCTCGGCCGCGTCGTCGCCGTGCTGGGCGGCAGCCGGGCGCTGAACGAATACGCGCGGGTGCACCCCGACGACCTGCGCGTGCTGTCGGACGAGCAGATCGACGGGCAGGGCCGCGACGTCGCCCACCGGGTCGGAGCGGTGCTGGGGGTTCCCGACGGGCCTGACGGCCTGGTGCTGGACGATCCGGAGGCCGCCGATCTGCTGCGTCGGGCGAACAGACGTGAGTTGCTGCGCATCGCCGCCCGCGACCTGAGCCACCCGCAGCCCGCGTCCGTCGTCGACCGGGTCGCCGGAGAACTCACCGAGCTGGCCGACGCGGTCATGGGTTATGCGCTGGCCATCGCTCGCGGGCAGGTGCCCGGCGCGGCCACCGCGCGGCTGGCGATCGTCGCGCTGGGCAAGTGCGGGGCCCGCGAGCTCAACTACCTGTCGGACGTCGATGTGCTCTACGTGGCCGAGCCCGCGTCCCCCGACGTCACCGTGGAGGCGGCGCTGCACGTCGCCGAGAAGGTCGCGGCGGCCTCGGCCCGGGTCTGCTCGGCACACACCACGGCGGGGACGATCTGGCAGGTGGACGCGGCCCTTCGTCCCGACGGCAAGCACGGCCCCCTCGTCCGCACCCTCGCCAGTCATCGTTCCTACTACGAGAAATGGGCGAAGAACTGGGAGTTCCAGGCGATGCTGAAGGCCCGGCCGATGGCCGGGGACCAGGAACTGGGCCAGGCGTTCTGCGACATGGTCTCCCCGCTGGTGTGGCAGGTGGGTGGTCAGCCCAACTTCATGTCCGACACACAGGCGATGCGCCAGAGGGTCGTGTCGCTGATCCCCGCCAAGGAACGCGACCGGGAGATCAAGCTGGGGGCGGGCGGCCTGCGCGATGTGGAGTTCAGCGTCCAGCTGCTGCAGCTCGTGCACGGCCGCGTCGACGAGCGGCTGCGGATACCGACCACGTTGCCGGCGCTCGACGCACTCGTGGCCCACGGCTACATCGGGCGGGCGGACGGGGCACGGTTGGGCGAGGCCTACCGGTTCGAACGCGTGCTGGAGCATCGTGAGCAACTCTTCCGCCTGCGCCGGACCCATCTGATGCCCGACGATCCAGGGGATCTCGACCGGCTCGCGCGCCAGGTCGGTCAGGACAGCGGCAGTGAGCTCTGGGACGCCTGGCGCCGGGTGACCCGCGAGGTGCAGCGGCTGCAGCAGCGCGTCTTCTACTCCCCGCTGCTCGAAGCGGTCAGTCGGCTGACCAGCGACGAGTTGCGCATGTCGCCCGATGCGGCCGCGGACCGGCTGCGTGCCCTGGGCTTCAGCGATCCCGGCGCGGCGCTGCGCCACATCGGTGCTCTCGGGTCGGGGCTGTCGCGTACCGCAGAGATCCAGCGCCAGCTCATGCCCGCGATGCTGCAATGGCTGAGCGAAGGCCCCAACCCCGACCTGGGGCTGCTGTCGTTCCGCCGGTTGTCGGACGAGATGGGGTCGACCACCTGGTACATCCGGGCGCTCCGGGACGAGGGATGGATGGCCGAGCGGCTCGCGCGCATACTGTCGGCGTCCCGCTACATCGGTGACCTGTTGCGGCGCGACCCGTCGGTGGTGCAGATGCTGGGACGCGACGACGAGCTGGTGCCCCGCACCCGTGCGGACCTCGCGGAGTCGATGGCCAATGTCGTCGAGCGCCACGAGGACGACCCGGGCCGTGCCGTCACCGCCATCAGGGAACTGCGGCGGCGCGAACTGTTCCGGCTGGCCGCGGGCGACGTCCTGGGCACGATCGACCTTGACAGCCTCGGACGAGGCCTGTCCGACCTGGCCGGGGCGACCATCGACGCCGCGCTTGCCGTCGCCCGGGGCACCGAGGAGGCAGCCGGGGTGCATGTGCCCGGCATCGGCGTGGTTGCCATGGGGCGCTGGGGTGGGGCCGAGATGAGCTACGCCTCGGACGCCGATGCGATGTTCGTCGTGCCGGACGACGCCGGCCCGGAGGGCATCCAGGTCGCCGAGCGTGTGCTGGCCCGCGTCCGTGACACGCTGGGGGCGGCCGGGCCCGAGCCGCCGCTGTGGATCGATGCCGACCTGCGTCCCGAGGGACGCAGCGGGCCCCTCGTCCGCACGCTCGGGAGCCATGTCGCCTACTACCGCTCGTGGAGCGACACCTGGGAGTCGCAGGCGCTGTTGCGTGCGTCCTTCGGGGCGGGGGACGAGGAACTGGTCACCGGTCTGCTCGACCGGCTCGCCTTCCGCCGCTATCCGCCCGGCGGTGTCTCGGCGGCGCAGGTGGCCGAGATACGGCGGCTCAAGGGGCGCATGGAGCACGAGCGGATGGGGCCCGAGAGGACGCGCCGGAACCTCAAGCTCGGTCGCGGTGGGCTGAGCGACGTCGAGTGGACGGTGCAGTTGCTGCAGTTGCGCATGGCGGGCACCGTGCCCGCGCTGCGATGCACCGGCACCATGGTCGCCCTGGCCGCGGCCCAGGACGAGGGCCTCATCGGTGCCGACGACGCCGATGCCCTGCGATGCGCCTGGCGGCTGGCAAGCCAGCTGCGCAACAAGACGATGCTGGTGCGGGGCCGGGCGTCCGATCAACTGCCCTCCGACACGCGGGAGACGGCGTCGGTCGCGATGCTCCTCGGCTACGAGCCCGCCCACGCCTCGTCGCTGCAGGACGACTGGGCGAAGGCGGCCCGGCATGCCGGCCAGGTGGTCGACCGGCTGTTCTGGGGGAGCAGATGA
- a CDS encoding DUF2510 domain-containing protein, protein MSMPGWYPDPAGVAGRYRYWDGTSWSNETTTTPGQSVPSGPTGPGGPARPGNRGGGGRRNWTWLIVAVVGVAVIAVVIWLLTGGGGGGFTPVPEDTNSSTPTVSGWDETSTPTPPPTTQASLTACPTTAVSNETKQSDDGRLHGGGISVQEIDGWVNDDMYLQWVSDFHTQVDQVRTGWISNIGVGQLNAEDGFTDPQTSAQQSMECYASSGYYLNFTNRIDLVSESTTVSGYPAWHMRSEVHVSSIDMPEIDGDVVDIYVVDLGDPERMGIFVSSVTIGDTTRQALVDESISTLSVG, encoded by the coding sequence ATGTCGATGCCCGGATGGTACCCAGACCCAGCAGGCGTTGCGGGCCGCTACCGCTACTGGGACGGCACCTCGTGGTCGAACGAGACGACGACCACTCCCGGTCAGTCGGTTCCGAGCGGCCCGACCGGTCCCGGTGGGCCCGCTCGTCCCGGTAATCGGGGTGGTGGCGGACGACGCAACTGGACCTGGCTCATCGTGGCCGTCGTCGGCGTCGCCGTCATCGCTGTGGTGATCTGGCTGCTCACCGGGGGAGGCGGGGGCGGGTTCACACCCGTCCCGGAGGACACGAACTCGTCGACCCCCACCGTCAGCGGGTGGGACGAGACGTCCACCCCGACACCGCCGCCCACCACGCAGGCCAGCCTGACGGCCTGCCCCACCACGGCCGTCAGCAACGAGACGAAACAGTCCGACGACGGCCGGTTGCACGGCGGCGGCATCTCCGTGCAGGAGATCGACGGCTGGGTCAACGACGACATGTACCTGCAGTGGGTCTCCGACTTTCACACCCAGGTCGACCAGGTGCGAACCGGCTGGATCAGCAACATCGGCGTCGGGCAGTTGAACGCGGAGGACGGTTTCACCGACCCCCAGACCTCCGCCCAGCAGTCGATGGAGTGCTACGCGTCGTCCGGCTACTACCTGAACTTCACCAACCGGATCGACCTGGTGAGCGAGTCCACGACCGTCAGCGGATACCCCGCCTGGCACATGCGCTCCGAGGTGCACGTCAGCAGCATCGACATGCCCGAGATCGACGGCGACGTCGTCGACATCTACGTCGTCGACCTGGGCGATCCCGAACGGATGGGCATCTTCGTCTCCAGCGTCACGATCGGCGACACCACCCGCCAGGCGCTGGTGGACGAGTCGATCTCGACGCTGTCGGTCGGCTGA
- a CDS encoding ABC transporter ATP-binding protein: MSDFIDSSNGGGPPRGPQRIDPADRAQLAESPVPARRVFALFAPHSGSMLVLLVIIVVAAVIGMAQPFLTRTVIDEALPDRDVRLLVWSVVGMVAIALVTAVLGVWQTWLANAVGQRVMHGLRVRVFDHVQSQSMAFFKRTRGGEIQSRLVNDIAGLQSMLTTAATSVATNFTSAIATAVAMVALDWRLSLLSLIVLPPAIWLTRRVALVRRDITTQRQRMMANLHAQVDEALSVNGALLGKTLGVSALRSADFAQTSDSLVDLDMRSQLAGRWRMATMNVVFAALPALIYLAAGLTNTAGELSIGTIVAFTTLQTSIFRPIMGLMGVGAQWVSSLALLSRIFGYLDLPVEVAPPADPVEVDVASVRGEVRFDHVGYRYPDGDVEVLSDIDLRIPAGGSIGLVGATGSGKSTAASLVSRLADPTSGRITIDGIDLRDLAPDDLASIVGVVSQETYLVHDTIRENLLLARPGAHDDQLWSALTTARVDDVVRALPDGLDTVVGARGHRFSGGERQRIAVARTLLRDPRVLVLDEATSALDNETERELQAALDALTQGRTTLTIAHRLSTVQDADEIVVLEGGHIVEHGTHAQLMAFHGRYAHLAGEQDSEPAPVAIAG, from the coding sequence TTGTCAGATTTCATTGATTCATCGAACGGCGGCGGGCCGCCGCGCGGTCCCCAGCGCATCGATCCGGCAGATCGTGCCCAGCTGGCCGAATCGCCCGTCCCCGCCCGCCGTGTGTTCGCGCTCTTCGCCCCCCACTCGGGCAGCATGCTGGTGCTGCTCGTGATCATCGTCGTCGCCGCCGTGATCGGTATGGCGCAGCCCTTCCTGACCCGCACGGTGATCGACGAGGCGCTGCCCGACCGCGACGTCCGGCTGCTCGTGTGGTCGGTCGTCGGGATGGTCGCGATCGCCTTGGTGACCGCGGTGCTCGGTGTGTGGCAGACCTGGCTGGCCAACGCCGTCGGGCAACGCGTCATGCACGGCTTGCGCGTCCGGGTCTTCGATCATGTGCAGAGCCAGTCCATGGCCTTCTTCAAGCGCACGCGCGGTGGCGAGATCCAATCGCGGCTGGTGAACGACATCGCCGGCCTGCAGTCCATGCTCACGACGGCCGCCACCTCGGTCGCCACGAACTTCACCAGCGCCATCGCCACCGCCGTGGCCATGGTGGCCCTCGACTGGCGGCTCTCGCTGCTCAGCCTGATCGTCCTGCCACCGGCCATCTGGCTCACCCGGCGCGTGGCGCTCGTGCGCCGCGACATCACCACACAGCGGCAGCGCATGATGGCCAACCTGCATGCTCAGGTGGACGAGGCTCTCAGCGTCAACGGCGCACTCCTCGGCAAGACCCTCGGCGTGAGCGCCCTGAGGTCGGCTGATTTCGCCCAGACCTCCGACAGCCTCGTCGACCTCGACATGCGCTCCCAGCTGGCCGGACGCTGGCGCATGGCGACGATGAACGTCGTCTTCGCCGCGCTACCTGCCCTGATCTACCTGGCCGCAGGCCTGACCAACACCGCGGGCGAACTGTCGATCGGCACCATCGTGGCCTTCACGACGCTCCAGACGAGCATCTTCCGCCCGATCATGGGCCTCATGGGAGTGGGCGCGCAGTGGGTGTCGTCCCTGGCCCTGCTGAGCCGCATCTTCGGCTACCTCGACCTCCCGGTGGAGGTCGCCCCTCCGGCCGACCCGGTGGAGGTGGACGTCGCGTCCGTGCGTGGCGAGGTGCGGTTCGACCACGTCGGATACCGCTACCCCGACGGCGACGTCGAGGTGCTCAGCGACATCGACCTGCGGATACCGGCGGGCGGTTCGATCGGATTGGTGGGCGCCACCGGCTCGGGGAAGTCGACCGCGGCCTCGCTCGTGTCGCGCCTGGCAGACCCCACCTCCGGGCGGATCACGATCGACGGCATCGACCTGCGCGACCTCGCGCCGGACGACCTCGCGTCCATCGTGGGCGTCGTCAGCCAGGAGACCTACCTCGTCCACGACACCATCCGGGAGAACCTGCTGCTCGCGCGCCCCGGAGCACACGATGATCAGCTGTGGTCGGCACTGACCACGGCGCGGGTCGACGACGTCGTCCGCGCCCTGCCCGACGGCCTCGACACCGTCGTGGGCGCACGCGGGCACCGGTTCAGTGGCGGCGAGCGCCAGCGCATCGCGGTCGCCCGGACGCTGCTGCGCGACCCCCGCGTCCTCGTCCTGGACGAGGCGACCAGCGCGCTGGACAACGAGACCGAGCGTGAACTGCAGGCCGCGCTGGACGCCCTGACGCAGGGACGCACCACCTTGACGATCGCCCATCGCCTGAGCACCGTGCAGGACGCGGACGAGATCGTCGTCCTCGAGGGTGGCCACATCGTCGAGCACGGCACGCACGCGCAGCTGATGGCCTTCCACGGACGCTACGCGCATCTCGCCGGGGAACAGGATTCCGAGCCCGCCCCGGTGGCGATCGCCGGCTGA
- a CDS encoding MarR family winged helix-turn-helix transcriptional regulator: MPDTNTTPTATPDADPIEQLVRISRRLRHSNARALAPLGLSPHQARALRLVAREAPIRPSVLAECLHIVPRSATQVVDDLVNAGWVARSPDPDDRRATLLTLTEAGTEVARQSAEIRAAEQHRLLEPLTPEDRDRLKHLLDLIEARQTIDR, from the coding sequence ATGCCTGACACGAACACGACACCCACCGCGACGCCGGACGCCGACCCGATCGAGCAACTAGTGCGCATCTCGCGGCGCCTGCGGCACTCGAACGCCCGGGCGCTGGCACCCCTGGGGCTGTCACCCCACCAGGCTCGCGCGCTCAGGCTCGTCGCCCGGGAGGCACCCATCCGCCCGTCCGTCCTGGCCGAATGCCTGCACATCGTCCCAAGGTCGGCCACCCAGGTGGTCGACGACCTCGTCAACGCCGGATGGGTGGCGCGCTCTCCTGACCCGGACGATCGGCGCGCGACCCTGCTCACCCTCACCGAGGCCGGCACCGAGGTGGCCCGGCAGAGCGCCGAGATCCGTGCGGCCGAGCAGCACCGGCTCCTCGAACCCCTGACCCCGGAGGACCGCGACCGCCTCAAGCACCTCCTCGACCTGATCGAGGCACGTCAGACGATCGACCGGTGA
- a CDS encoding sterol carrier family protein, whose product MAARANQSLRRACAAFLRQVTSLATDASPIARDGLGCLLFLTTDTLQTLGSATRGTPGTLGDHLRQRELAAEAVAERIEGFMGSDDTITLRRQLDPLVSELATAFVQTELPNTVATPLGAVRLIDYVRANTLFAVDLAIDAGSVPDPDALASAVRALATVLAERYPGQTIEVRVPPFAAVQVGAFGDGPTHTRGTPPNVVEMDPSTFFALAIGRLTWPDARSQARLTSSGAHADEAARMFPIYAMH is encoded by the coding sequence TTGGCAGCCAGGGCAAACCAGTCCTTGCGCCGGGCATGCGCGGCCTTTCTCCGGCAGGTGACGTCCCTGGCCACCGATGCGAGCCCCATCGCCCGCGACGGTCTCGGCTGCCTGCTGTTCCTCACCACCGACACCCTCCAGACGCTGGGATCGGCCACTCGTGGCACGCCCGGCACTCTCGGGGATCATCTCCGCCAGCGCGAACTCGCCGCCGAGGCCGTCGCTGAGCGGATCGAGGGTTTCATGGGCTCGGACGACACGATCACGCTCCGGCGTCAGCTCGACCCGCTGGTCAGCGAACTCGCCACGGCGTTCGTCCAGACGGAACTCCCGAACACCGTGGCCACACCGCTCGGTGCGGTGCGGCTCATCGACTACGTGCGTGCCAACACGCTGTTCGCGGTCGACCTCGCCATCGACGCCGGCAGTGTCCCCGACCCGGACGCGCTGGCGTCCGCTGTGCGCGCGCTGGCGACGGTGCTGGCCGAACGCTACCCGGGGCAGACGATCGAGGTCCGCGTCCCACCGTTCGCCGCCGTCCAGGTCGGCGCCTTCGGCGACGGCCCCACCCACACGCGCGGCACCCCGCCCAACGTCGTCGAGATGGATCCGTCCACGTTCTTCGCCCTCGCGATCGGTCGTCTGACCTGGCCGGACGCCAGGAGCCAGGCGCGACTCACGAGTTCGGGGGCGCACGCCGACGAGGCGGCACGCATGTTCCCGATCTACGCGATGCACTGA
- a CDS encoding ribonuclease catalytic domain-containing protein — protein sequence MPTRRVVVRDAPAPLVSGLQRLADSLELPGDFPEDVLAEAEETAHSGPRDGLARSDRTEIPFVTIDPAGSTDLDQAVHIERLPHGYRVWYAIADVAAWVRPGGAIDSEAHRRGQTYYAPTTRVPLHPAVLSEGAASLLADGRERPAITWCIDLDADGVMVSWHVERSLVRSRAQLSYTGAQADLDAGRDEGVLGLLREVGQLRQRAEAERGGVSLNLPEQEVVPEQDTWHLRFRAPQPVEGWNAQISLLTGICAARMMLDAGVGVLRTLPPAQQRDVDRLRHIARSLGLSWPGSVGYPDFVRSLDPVDPDGQAMLNACTLLFRGAGYTVIDSSHSDRNSQHAALATPYAHTTAPLRRLIDRYTGNACADLAAGRPVGEWVASAFGALPDEMTDSDRRAKKFERGTIDLVEALVLHDRVGQRFDGTIIDVDDRRTERGVASIRRVAVEAPVEGQGLRLGAEQALLLRLADLEQGRVLFELA from the coding sequence ATGCCAACTCGCCGAGTCGTCGTCCGCGACGCACCCGCCCCGCTCGTCTCGGGCCTGCAGAGGCTCGCCGACTCCCTGGAACTGCCCGGCGACTTTCCCGAGGACGTACTCGCCGAGGCCGAGGAGACCGCGCACTCCGGGCCCCGGGACGGCCTGGCACGCAGCGATCGCACGGAGATCCCGTTCGTCACGATCGATCCCGCAGGTTCCACCGATCTCGACCAGGCCGTGCACATCGAAAGACTGCCGCACGGCTACCGCGTCTGGTACGCGATCGCCGACGTGGCCGCGTGGGTGCGGCCCGGGGGAGCGATCGACAGTGAGGCACACCGGCGCGGTCAGACGTACTACGCGCCCACCACCCGCGTCCCCCTGCATCCGGCGGTGCTGAGCGAGGGCGCCGCGAGCCTGCTCGCCGACGGGCGCGAACGCCCCGCCATCACTTGGTGTATCGACCTCGACGCGGACGGCGTCATGGTCTCGTGGCATGTCGAGCGGTCCCTGGTGCGCAGTCGCGCACAGCTGTCGTACACCGGCGCCCAGGCCGATCTCGATGCCGGACGTGACGAAGGCGTGCTCGGCTTGCTACGTGAGGTCGGGCAGCTGCGTCAGCGGGCCGAGGCCGAACGGGGCGGGGTGAGCCTGAACCTGCCCGAGCAGGAGGTCGTCCCCGAGCAGGACACCTGGCACCTGAGGTTCCGTGCGCCGCAGCCCGTCGAGGGCTGGAACGCCCAGATCTCGCTGCTCACCGGCATCTGTGCCGCCCGGATGATGCTGGACGCCGGCGTCGGCGTCCTGCGTACTCTGCCGCCCGCCCAGCAGCGTGACGTCGACCGGTTGCGGCACATCGCGAGATCACTGGGCTTGTCGTGGCCGGGATCGGTGGGATATCCGGACTTCGTCCGCTCGCTCGACCCTGTCGACCCCGATGGGCAGGCCATGCTGAACGCCTGCACACTGCTGTTCCGGGGGGCCGGGTACACGGTCATCGACTCGTCGCACTCCGACCGCAACAGCCAGCACGCGGCTCTGGCCACGCCGTACGCGCACACCACGGCTCCTTTGAGGAGGCTCATCGATCGCTACACCGGCAATGCCTGCGCCGACCTGGCGGCGGGTCGCCCGGTGGGGGAGTGGGTAGCCTCCGCGTTCGGTGCGCTTCCGGACGAGATGACCGATTCCGACCGGCGGGCAAAGAAGTTCGAACGCGGGACGATCGACCTGGTCGAGGCGCTGGTGCTGCACGACCGCGTGGGCCAGCGGTTCGACGGCACGATCATCGACGTGGACGACCGCCGCACCGAGCGGGGCGTCGCGTCCATCCGCCGTGTGGCGGTGGAGGCGCCCGTCGAGGGGCAGGGGCTTCGGCTGGGCGCCGAGCAGGCGCTCCTGCTGCGCCTGGCCGACCTCGAGCAGGGCCGGGTGCTCTTCGAGTTGGCCTGA